The Meiothermus sp. CFH 77666 genome includes a region encoding these proteins:
- a CDS encoding Maf family protein: protein MTTLPTLILASQSPRRAELLQRLSLPFEVRPADIDEEALGHLEPAPMAEALAARKAQTIWQPGQWVLAADTVVAIGNETLSKPQDVEENKAFLRRLSGRTHTVYTGFAIQQPEGRLHSEVVEAKVAFRVLQEWELEWYAGSGEGLDKAGGYGAQGLGMVLIERIEGDFYTVMGLPVSRVWQRLFELGYLGQR, encoded by the coding sequence ATGACTACCCTGCCCACCCTGATTCTGGCCTCGCAGAGCCCCCGCCGGGCTGAGCTACTACAGCGGCTGTCGTTGCCCTTTGAGGTACGCCCTGCCGATATAGATGAAGAGGCTTTGGGGCACCTCGAGCCCGCTCCCATGGCCGAAGCCCTGGCCGCCCGGAAAGCCCAGACCATCTGGCAGCCGGGACAGTGGGTACTGGCTGCCGATACCGTGGTGGCAATAGGCAACGAGACCCTGAGCAAGCCGCAGGACGTCGAAGAAAACAAGGCCTTCTTGCGCAGGCTTTCGGGCCGCACGCACACGGTTTATACGGGCTTTGCCATCCAGCAGCCCGAGGGGCGCCTGCACAGCGAAGTGGTCGAAGCAAAGGTTGCCTTTCGGGTTTTGCAAGAGTGGGAGCTCGAGTGGTATGCCGGTAGCGGCGAAGGGCTGGACAAGGCCGGAGGGTACGGGGCCCAGGGCCTGGGAATGGTGCTTATAGAGCGCATTGAGGGCGATTTTTACACGGTGATGGGACTGCCGGTGAGCCGGGTCTGGCAACGCCTTTTTGAGCTGGGTTATTTGGGTCAGCGCTGA
- a CDS encoding phospholipase D-like domain-containing protein, with product MRHHPVFSLLPSMWRLLRPRGRGRVRRSGDRIWLFLLLLGVVGYFVWDTYFRPIPQVYKAAGGLELYFAPAQGREAKSRLLGLINSAQTRIEVATLELEDREIGQALVRAAARGVRVRLFSDSDYHREVRESLGVRSSNQARCETLQRVQVCYDSRNNALMHHKFVLIDDLGVWTGSTNLTWNAFERNNENSLWLPVRGLVEVYRAEFDTIFAGQESGLGRSERFQIGSTEGTVYFSPAGGREGRGAILDLLKRANREIWIAAFVLTDTRMVEALVQAHRRGVRVRVVIDARNLENSRDETLKQAGIEVRKDGNPYTMHHKVMVVDGEWVVTGSYNFTNSGFGRNNENLLILRDSALAQRYQREVEATWRAGTRL from the coding sequence ATGCGTCACCATCCCGTTTTCAGCCTGCTGCCCAGCATGTGGCGCTTGCTCCGACCCAGGGGGCGGGGCCGAGTCCGCCGAAGCGGCGACCGAATCTGGCTTTTTCTGCTTTTGCTGGGGGTAGTGGGGTATTTTGTCTGGGATACCTACTTTCGCCCGATTCCCCAGGTTTACAAAGCCGCGGGGGGCCTCGAGCTCTACTTTGCTCCCGCGCAGGGCCGCGAGGCCAAAAGCCGCCTGCTGGGCCTGATTAACTCCGCCCAAACCCGGATTGAGGTGGCTACCCTCGAGCTCGAAGACCGCGAGATCGGCCAGGCCCTGGTTCGGGCTGCCGCCAGGGGAGTGCGGGTACGGCTCTTTAGCGATTCCGATTACCACCGTGAAGTCCGCGAAAGTCTGGGCGTTAGGAGCAGCAACCAGGCCCGTTGCGAAACCCTGCAGCGGGTGCAGGTCTGCTACGATAGCCGCAACAACGCCCTGATGCACCACAAGTTTGTGCTGATTGACGACTTAGGGGTCTGGACCGGCAGCACCAACCTGACCTGGAATGCCTTTGAGCGCAACAACGAAAACAGCCTGTGGCTACCGGTGCGGGGTCTGGTGGAGGTATACCGGGCCGAGTTCGATACCATTTTCGCCGGCCAGGAAAGCGGGCTGGGCCGCTCCGAGCGCTTCCAGATTGGCTCCACCGAAGGCACCGTCTACTTTAGCCCAGCAGGAGGCCGCGAGGGTCGGGGTGCTATCCTCGACTTGCTAAAGCGCGCCAATCGGGAGATCTGGATTGCCGCCTTTGTCCTGACCGACACCCGCATGGTCGAGGCGCTGGTGCAAGCCCACCGGCGCGGGGTTCGGGTACGGGTGGTGATTGATGCGCGGAACCTGGAAAACTCACGGGACGAAACCTTGAAGCAAGCTGGAATTGAGGTACGCAAGGACGGCAACCCCTACACCATGCACCACAAAGTGATGGTGGTGGACGGTGAGTGGGTGGTCACGGGCAGCTACAACTTCACCAACTCCGGTTTTGGCCGTAACAACGAAAACCTGCTCATTTTGCGCGACAGCGCCCTGGCCCAGCGCTACCAGCGTGAGGTGGAGGCCACCTGGCGCGCTGGAACCCGTTTGTAG
- a CDS encoding TetR/AcrR family transcriptional regulator → MLNLRERQKLRRRDRIFRTAINLFREKGFHQTTATDIAKASHVSRGTFFNYYAYKEAVLLDFGAQLLSELREQALAELSQGEPPLEVLRRLWDRLAEVSERERVLLSPLAYELLNPDPERAKAAFEALPLGDLIADILRPLKQQGKLREDMSLERISRSIADVYLLSALRWAAYTPGRRLKEEMTKFLNLMLEGAVARETGKREKAAKS, encoded by the coding sequence ATGCTCAATCTTCGGGAAAGGCAAAAGTTGCGCCGCCGTGATCGCATTTTCCGCACTGCTATCAACCTGTTCCGGGAGAAGGGGTTTCACCAGACCACCGCCACCGATATTGCCAAAGCCTCGCACGTATCGCGCGGTACATTTTTTAATTACTACGCCTACAAAGAAGCCGTATTGCTCGATTTCGGGGCGCAACTGCTGAGCGAGTTGCGTGAACAGGCCCTGGCCGAGTTAAGTCAGGGAGAGCCTCCCCTCGAGGTTTTGCGCCGGTTGTGGGATCGACTGGCCGAGGTGAGTGAACGGGAACGGGTACTGCTCTCGCCCCTGGCCTACGAGCTTTTGAACCCCGACCCCGAGCGGGCCAAGGCCGCCTTCGAGGCTTTGCCTCTGGGCGATCTGATTGCCGATATCCTGCGCCCACTCAAGCAGCAAGGCAAGTTGCGGGAAGATATGTCGCTCGAGCGCATCTCCCGCTCGATTGCCGATGTGTACCTGCTATCGGCGTTGCGCTGGGCGGCCTATACCCCGGGGCGGCGGCTCAAGGAAGAGATGACCAAGTTTCTCAACCTGATGCTGGAAGGGGCCGTAGCCCGCGAGACCGGCAAGCGGGAAAAGGCTGCTAAGTCCTGA
- a CDS encoding methylated-DNA--[protein]-cysteine S-methyltransferase: protein MYSLLIPTPIGPLFARASHQALLSVELLVLGEGFPERPNRLLHGLARRVERYFAGEGETFSDIPLDYADSDPRRVALYEEVRRIPPGETRSYAQMGRLCGLTPRAVGAGMRACPFFLVIPAQRVIHADGRLGGFAGREGVKAWLLQFESPKQKDSLSY from the coding sequence ATGTACAGCTTGCTGATTCCCACGCCCATTGGCCCTCTTTTTGCTAGGGCCAGCCACCAGGCCCTCCTATCGGTGGAGTTGCTGGTGCTGGGTGAGGGCTTTCCGGAGCGCCCCAACCGGCTCCTGCATGGCCTGGCCCGCCGGGTAGAACGCTATTTTGCCGGAGAGGGGGAAACTTTTTCGGATATACCCCTGGACTATGCCGATTCCGACCCCCGACGGGTAGCCCTCTACGAAGAAGTTCGGCGCATCCCCCCTGGAGAAACCCGCAGCTATGCCCAGATGGGGCGCCTGTGCGGCCTGACCCCTAGGGCGGTGGGGGCGGGTATGCGGGCCTGCCCCTTTTTTCTGGTGATTCCGGCCCAGCGGGTGATTCATGCCGACGGGAGGCTGGGCGGGTTTGCGGGCCGAGAGGGTGTGAAGGCGTGGTTGCTACAGTTTGAGAGTCCGAAGCAGAAGGACAGCCTGTCTTACTGA
- a CDS encoding S9 family peptidase, with protein sequence MTPELLYQLRFLSDLTEGPGGKPLFVYTDIERPEKEPPRYRSRLAMWDGEMRLLTQGEARAPFWRGNYLYFTRKVDKAPQLFRLPLSGGEAEQLTHFKAGVEGYKVSPDGSRIALLTRGDYEPPKPDEPRIYETWPVKFDARGLLPGQPRELWLWESGATRPLVQLAQDVEEVIWNAVGTGLYFTASGSPQERWSWVQRAYHVGLDGQIDELFGGVGPISGLEPTPDGGLVYLAHAWERGGGTESRLYYRRLDGNIRLLAEGSFLNSVNSDMRIGNGVQTPKVGPDGRVYVVVTHQGSARLLAVTLGGEARFFSPPEFNILGFAFCGNDLYTLSENFTHGACLTRRGDILFDPNAGVLPELPTPQEVRYPAPEGHTVQGWVLLPEGEGPHPVILYIHGGPHTAFGNALMLQLQLFRAAGFAVAYCNPRGSTGYGQDYVELGRRWGDIDEQDLLGFLDYVLAQFPLNARRVAVAGGSYGGYMTNWLTARHPTRFKAAVTDRSICNWTSFFGASDIGPRFTYLQLGARPWENPEVLWQKSPLSLAHQVQTPTLVVHSEQDHRCPIDQGETWYTVLLQKGVPTRFLRVPEEGHELSRSGRPDRRIARLNAYLEWFRAYL encoded by the coding sequence GTGACGCCTGAGCTACTGTATCAGCTTCGCTTCCTATCCGACCTGACCGAAGGCCCCGGTGGCAAACCCCTTTTTGTTTACACCGACATCGAGCGCCCCGAGAAAGAGCCCCCCCGTTACCGCTCCCGCCTGGCCATGTGGGATGGGGAGATGCGTTTGCTCACCCAGGGCGAGGCCAGAGCGCCCTTCTGGCGGGGCAACTACCTTTACTTCACCCGCAAGGTGGACAAAGCGCCCCAGCTTTTTCGCCTGCCCCTCTCGGGGGGCGAGGCCGAGCAGCTCACACACTTCAAGGCAGGGGTGGAGGGCTACAAGGTGAGCCCCGATGGCAGCCGGATTGCCCTGCTGACCCGAGGCGATTACGAGCCGCCCAAACCCGACGAACCCCGCATCTACGAAACCTGGCCGGTCAAATTCGATGCCAGGGGTTTGTTGCCGGGGCAGCCCCGGGAGCTCTGGCTGTGGGAAAGCGGGGCCACAAGACCGCTGGTTCAGCTTGCTCAGGATGTCGAAGAGGTGATCTGGAACGCGGTGGGCACTGGGCTGTACTTCACCGCTTCGGGTTCCCCCCAGGAGCGCTGGAGCTGGGTTCAACGGGCCTATCACGTGGGTTTGGACGGGCAGATAGACGAGCTCTTCGGAGGGGTGGGGCCCATTAGCGGCCTCGAGCCCACCCCGGATGGGGGGCTGGTCTACCTGGCTCATGCCTGGGAACGAGGGGGAGGTACCGAGTCCAGACTCTACTACCGGAGGCTGGACGGAAATATTCGCCTGCTGGCCGAGGGTTCATTCCTCAACTCAGTCAACTCGGATATGCGTATTGGCAACGGGGTACAAACCCCCAAGGTGGGGCCCGATGGGCGGGTGTACGTGGTGGTCACCCACCAGGGTTCGGCCCGCCTGCTGGCGGTGACCCTGGGGGGAGAGGCCCGGTTTTTTAGCCCACCGGAATTCAACATCCTGGGCTTTGCCTTCTGCGGCAACGACCTCTACACCCTCTCGGAAAATTTCACCCACGGCGCTTGCCTGACCCGCCGGGGAGATATACTCTTCGACCCTAACGCGGGTGTGTTGCCCGAACTGCCCACCCCGCAGGAGGTGCGCTACCCTGCACCTGAGGGCCATACCGTGCAGGGCTGGGTCTTGCTGCCCGAAGGCGAGGGCCCCCATCCCGTAATTCTGTACATTCACGGCGGCCCCCACACTGCTTTTGGCAATGCCCTGATGCTGCAGTTGCAGCTTTTCCGGGCTGCTGGCTTTGCCGTGGCCTACTGCAACCCCAGGGGTTCGACGGGCTACGGTCAGGACTATGTGGAGCTGGGCCGGCGCTGGGGCGATATTGACGAGCAAGACCTGCTGGGTTTTTTGGATTATGTGCTGGCGCAGTTTCCCCTGAATGCCCGCCGGGTGGCGGTGGCGGGGGGTTCCTACGGGGGCTACATGACCAACTGGCTCACCGCCCGGCACCCGACCCGATTCAAAGCCGCCGTGACCGACCGGAGCATCTGCAACTGGACGAGCTTTTTTGGCGCTTCCGACATTGGGCCGCGCTTTACCTATCTGCAACTGGGGGCCAGACCCTGGGAGAACCCCGAGGTGCTCTGGCAAAAAAGCCCGCTCTCGCTGGCGCATCAGGTGCAAACCCCCACCCTGGTGGTGCACTCCGAACAGGATCACCGCTGCCCTATAGACCAGGGCGAGACCTGGTACACGGTTTTGCTGCAAAAAGGGGTGCCCACCCGGTTTTTACGAGTGCCCGAAGAGGGCCACGAGCTGAGCCGCTCGGGTCGCCCGGACCGCCGCATTGCTCGATTGAATGCTTATCTGGAGTGGTTCAGGGCGTATTTGTAA
- a CDS encoding DUF3467 domain-containing protein, producing MSDVSQVPELRVDIDRETALGKYANFAIFSHQKNEFYLDFALMQPGGQPNQVVAVVTSRVITSPQHAKALLRSLAENIQRYEETYGVIPEAMDTTKA from the coding sequence GTGAGTGACGTTTCTCAAGTACCGGAGCTACGTGTAGATATTGACCGCGAGACTGCTCTTGGCAAATACGCCAATTTCGCCATCTTTTCGCACCAGAAAAACGAGTTCTATCTCGACTTTGCCCTGATGCAACCTGGCGGACAGCCCAATCAGGTCGTAGCCGTGGTCACCAGTCGAGTGATTACCAGCCCTCAACACGCCAAGGCCCTGCTACGCAGCCTGGCCGAGAACATTCAGCGCTACGAGGAAACCTACGGGGTCATCCCCGAGGCCATGGACACAACCAAAGCCTGA
- a CDS encoding roadblock/LC7 domain-containing protein: MVQEILSELQVTKGVLASALVAEDGFVVESLRADQAPDVDFLGGAASTALASARALSQELERGEVEEVMVEYPEGPVLLVPLEDGYLLVVLMDSMQSLGRVRFQLKKSIPRLQEALS, from the coding sequence ATGGTTCAAGAAATACTGAGCGAGTTGCAGGTCACCAAGGGGGTGTTGGCCTCAGCCCTGGTGGCCGAGGATGGCTTCGTGGTTGAGAGCCTGCGCGCTGACCAGGCCCCCGATGTGGATTTTCTGGGTGGCGCCGCCTCCACAGCACTGGCCTCTGCCCGGGCCCTGTCCCAGGAACTGGAGCGCGGCGAGGTGGAAGAGGTCATGGTAGAGTACCCCGAGGGACCAGTGCTACTGGTTCCACTCGAGGATGGGTACTTGCTGGTGGTGCTGATGGATTCCATGCAAAGTCTGGGCCGGGTGCGCTTTCAGCTTAAGAAAAGTATCCCACGCCTCCAGGAGGCTTTATCGTGA
- a CDS encoding roadblock/LC7 domain-containing protein, which translates to MKMLETLVSLGVRQAILTSQDGLVIESAGKETPEPELLAAELATLARASRTLTKSLGGDLRRFTIATEHREILVVVFGGYFLGAVVEKGADRKSIGNELSRLALRLAQTI; encoded by the coding sequence ATGAAAATGCTCGAGACCCTGGTATCGCTGGGTGTTCGGCAAGCCATTTTGACCAGCCAGGATGGCCTGGTAATCGAAAGCGCTGGCAAGGAGACCCCAGAGCCCGAGCTGCTGGCTGCCGAGCTGGCAACCCTGGCCAGGGCCAGCCGCACCCTGACTAAAAGCCTGGGAGGCGACCTCCGGCGCTTCACCATCGCTACTGAACACCGGGAAATTCTGGTGGTGGTTTTTGGTGGCTATTTTCTGGGAGCCGTGGTCGAGAAGGGTGCCGATCGCAAGAGCATCGGCAATGAGCTTTCCCGCCTCGCGCTACGTTTGGCGCAAACCATCTAG
- the recR gene encoding recombination mediator RecR gives MRYPERLLRLIRALAGLPGIGPKSAQKLGLFLVQNPDIASDLRDSLEAAQALHPCPKCGNLAEDALCPICADPERDKTVICVVETISDLMAIERSGEYTGLYHVLGGALNPLEGIGPEQLNLERLFARLEGVNEVILATGMTVEGEATASYLAERLSQQHIRSTRLAYGLPVGGSLEYADEVTLARALENRRGYQ, from the coding sequence ATGCGCTACCCCGAGCGGCTCCTCCGACTCATCCGTGCGCTTGCTGGCCTGCCAGGCATAGGCCCTAAAAGCGCCCAGAAACTTGGGCTATTCCTGGTACAAAACCCCGATATCGCGAGCGATTTGCGGGACAGCCTGGAAGCGGCCCAGGCTCTGCACCCCTGCCCTAAGTGCGGCAACCTGGCCGAAGACGCGCTCTGCCCTATCTGCGCCGACCCCGAGCGCGACAAGACCGTGATCTGTGTGGTCGAGACCATCTCCGACCTGATGGCCATCGAGCGCAGCGGCGAGTACACCGGCCTCTACCACGTGCTGGGCGGTGCTCTCAACCCCTTAGAGGGGATCGGGCCCGAACAGCTTAATCTGGAAAGGCTTTTCGCCCGCCTGGAAGGCGTGAACGAGGTCATCCTGGCTACCGGCATGACCGTGGAGGGCGAGGCCACCGCCAGCTATCTGGCCGAGCGGCTGAGCCAGCAACACATCCGCTCGACCCGACTGGCCTATGGCTTGCCGGTGGGGGGGAGCCTCGAGTACGCCGACGAAGTAACCCTGGCCAGGGCCCTGGAGAACCGCCGGGGCTACCAGTAA
- a CDS encoding YbaB/EbfC family nucleoid-associated protein — protein sequence MNIQKIMKEAQKAQKKAAEVQERLGSMMVVGSAGGGMVEVTSNGHGQIVGVKLKPEAVDKDDLEALEDLLLVAIQDAQKKAHDLSEKEMSRELGGIGSMLGGMF from the coding sequence ATGAACATCCAGAAAATCATGAAAGAGGCCCAGAAGGCCCAGAAAAAAGCCGCCGAAGTTCAAGAAAGGCTGGGCAGCATGATGGTGGTGGGCAGTGCGGGCGGAGGTATGGTCGAGGTCACGTCTAATGGCCACGGGCAAATTGTGGGGGTCAAGCTCAAACCCGAAGCAGTGGACAAGGACGACCTCGAGGCCCTCGAAGACCTGCTCCTGGTCGCCATCCAGGACGCGCAAAAAAAGGCCCACGACCTTTCAGAAAAAGAAATGAGCCGCGAGCTCGGCGGCATTGGCAGCATGCTGGGGGGAATGTTCTAA
- a CDS encoding MFS transporter, whose product MIGQLMWSVLKQTGFRWLFASVLVSLVGSKIHRIALLFVAYQETQNAVWVSLILGAQFVASAVLGPLLGPLSDRYDRRTLLVLSDLARALLVACIPLFAIGSMPLLMIIAFLMAAFESVHYSASNSAIPDMVPESELDEANGLMNFANRFADVTFVALAGVLVANVGPAPAFWIDATTYLISAVLLTLLPPLPGKAGKGNYFAAVAEGLRPLWRNPTLSRTIGTLALAAAFGSVEAALGIVYAVGALKIGVQGFGVLEALMAGGAILGLFITMPLIKRLSRETVFLLGLGTWGLFLASTGLFPFPIWAGVAMVALGILNSMFIIPARSIIQLAAPTELRGRIMAAFGATMQSAVLMGTFLAGVLEPRLGVLTVLILSGFAVFLAVLVVHLRGGIPHQTSQSEPG is encoded by the coding sequence ATGATTGGGCAACTTATGTGGAGCGTATTAAAGCAAACCGGATTTCGCTGGCTGTTCGCATCCGTCCTGGTGTCGCTGGTTGGCAGCAAGATTCACCGCATCGCTCTCTTGTTTGTGGCCTATCAGGAAACCCAGAATGCGGTCTGGGTCTCGCTGATTCTGGGTGCCCAGTTTGTAGCCAGCGCAGTGCTGGGGCCGTTATTAGGGCCTCTGTCCGACCGTTACGACCGCCGGACTCTGCTGGTTCTTTCAGACCTGGCCCGGGCTCTCCTGGTCGCCTGTATCCCGCTTTTTGCTATTGGCTCCATGCCTCTCCTGATGATCATCGCATTTCTGATGGCCGCCTTTGAGTCGGTACATTACTCGGCCAGCAACAGCGCCATCCCCGATATGGTGCCCGAGTCGGAGCTGGACGAGGCCAACGGTCTGATGAACTTTGCCAATCGTTTTGCCGACGTGACCTTTGTAGCCCTGGCCGGTGTGCTGGTTGCCAATGTGGGGCCAGCCCCGGCCTTCTGGATTGATGCCACTACTTACCTGATATCCGCCGTGCTCCTGACCCTTTTACCCCCACTTCCTGGCAAGGCAGGCAAGGGCAACTATTTTGCCGCCGTAGCGGAGGGTCTACGCCCGTTGTGGCGAAATCCCACCCTGAGCAGAACCATCGGAACGCTGGCTCTGGCTGCCGCTTTCGGCTCGGTGGAGGCCGCCCTGGGGATTGTGTATGCAGTGGGTGCTCTAAAAATTGGAGTGCAGGGGTTTGGCGTACTCGAGGCCCTGATGGCCGGCGGAGCCATCCTGGGCCTGTTCATCACCATGCCCCTGATCAAACGCCTGAGCCGCGAGACAGTGTTCCTGCTGGGACTGGGCACCTGGGGACTCTTTCTGGCCTCTACCGGGCTCTTTCCCTTTCCCATCTGGGCCGGCGTTGCCATGGTGGCTTTGGGTATATTGAACAGCATGTTTATCATACCGGCCCGCTCGATCATTCAACTGGCAGCTCCCACTGAGTTGCGAGGACGCATCATGGCTGCTTTTGGGGCTACCATGCAAAGCGCCGTACTGATGGGTACTTTTTTGGCAGGGGTTCTGGAGCCACGCCTGGGGGTACTGACGGTATTGATCTTGTCTGGCTTCGCGGTATTCCTGGCGGTGCTGGTAGTTCACCTTCGAGGCGGTATCCCGCATCAAACCAGTCAATCTGAACCGGGGTGA